A single region of the Dehalococcoidia bacterium genome encodes:
- a CDS encoding iron-sulfur cluster assembly accessory protein, with protein MTTANETRTSTLAPIISITPKAGAQIQKVAAQEGKQGYGLRVMVAGGGCSGLSYKLTMENQTRPDDKVVEEHGVKIYVDRKSAFYLTGTVLDFSDGLNGKGFVFANPNAKSTCGCGNSFSA; from the coding sequence ATGACCACAGCGAACGAGACCAGGACATCTACGCTGGCCCCCATCATCAGCATCACGCCGAAGGCGGGGGCGCAGATACAGAAGGTTGCCGCGCAGGAGGGCAAGCAGGGCTACGGCCTGCGCGTCATGGTCGCGGGCGGCGGCTGCTCCGGCCTGTCCTATAAGCTGACGATGGAAAACCAGACCCGCCCGGACGACAAGGTCGTCGAGGAGCACGGGGTCAAGATCTACGTTGACCGCAAGAGCGCCTTCTACCTCACGGGCACCGTGCTGGACTTCAGCGACGGGCTGAACGGCAAGGGCTTCGTCTTCGCCAACCCCAACGCCAAGAGCACCTGCGGCTGCGGCAACTCCTTCTCCGCGTAG
- a CDS encoding deoxyribonuclease IV translates to MMKIGGHVSAAGGLDKAVDRGVEIGAEALQIFGAPPQSWRRATLAPELAALFRKKAQEKGVQPVFIHGVYLINLATANPENLKKSIASLTAEMVLQGHIGAAGVIFHLGSHKGAGLDNVIAQIVDSIRKVLDGSPTPTMLLIENSAGMGDSIGSRFADIGRIIREVGSDRVQVCLDTQHAFASGYYNVAERDGLERTLEDFEKHISLKRLRAVHANDSKCPFGGGLDRHENIGEGHIGLKGFKVIMGHTAFKDVPFLLEVPGFEGQGPDRRNVEILKELRGRQA, encoded by the coding sequence ATGATGAAGATAGGCGGGCACGTCTCAGCGGCGGGAGGGCTGGACAAGGCCGTGGATAGGGGCGTCGAGATAGGCGCGGAGGCGCTCCAGATATTCGGCGCGCCGCCCCAGAGCTGGCGTCGCGCGACCCTCGCCCCGGAGTTGGCCGCGCTGTTCCGCAAGAAGGCGCAGGAAAAGGGCGTCCAGCCGGTGTTCATCCACGGCGTGTACCTTATCAACCTGGCGACGGCCAACCCGGAGAACCTGAAGAAGTCCATCGCCTCCCTGACGGCGGAGATGGTCCTGCAGGGCCACATCGGCGCGGCGGGAGTCATCTTCCACCTGGGCAGCCATAAAGGCGCAGGGCTGGACAACGTCATTGCCCAGATTGTGGACTCCATCCGCAAGGTGCTGGACGGCAGCCCCACGCCTACCATGCTCCTCATCGAGAACAGCGCGGGCATGGGCGACAGCATCGGCTCCCGGTTCGCCGACATCGGGCGCATCATACGCGAGGTGGGCAGCGACCGTGTGCAGGTCTGCCTTGACACACAGCACGCCTTCGCGTCGGGGTATTATAATGTAGCTGAGCGTGACGGTCTGGAGAGGACGCTGGAGGACTTCGAGAAGCACATCAGTCTGAAGCGGCTGCGGGCCGTCCACGCGAACGACTCCAAATGCCCCTTCGGCGGCGGGTTGGACCGGCACGAGAACATCGGCGAGGGGCACATCGGCCTCAAGGGCTTTAAGGTCATCATGGGGCATACGGCGTTCAAGGACGTTCCGTTTCTGCTGGAGGTGCCCGGCTTCGAGGGCCAGGGGCCGGACAGGCGGAACGTGGAGATACTCAAGGAGTTGCGCGGGCGGCAGGCCTGA
- a CDS encoding AbrB/MazE/SpoVT family DNA-binding domain-containing protein, whose product MPELVQVRKKAQVTLPLSVRKALRIEEGDFLDVRVQDGEIVLRAKKLVDKGQDGFWSRRWQEGERQAQEDIHAGRVHKFASATGAAAFLHKQAQKRHGAIRRA is encoded by the coding sequence ATGCCGGAACTGGTTCAGGTGCGCAAGAAGGCGCAGGTCACGCTGCCCCTGTCCGTTCGCAAGGCGTTGCGTATTGAGGAGGGCGACTTCCTTGATGTCCGCGTGCAGGACGGCGAGATCGTGCTGCGCGCGAAGAAGCTGGTGGACAAGGGGCAGGACGGGTTTTGGTCCCGGCGCTGGCAGGAGGGCGAACGACAGGCGCAGGAAGACATCCACGCGGGGCGCGTCCACAAGTTCGCGAGCGCCACAGGTGCGGCTGCCTTTCTTCATAAGCAGGCCCAGAAGCGCCATGGCGCAATCCGCAGGGCCTAG
- a CDS encoding ATP-binding protein has protein sequence MKPLFDWSVELRRMLDRRDPENLHLDYKQKDALLPLSKKDRASEISKDVSAFLNSDGGTIIYGIRETAIGKQNLPQPFDPQKDGFDPSEISKEDIENLITSNIQYRPGPDLFCISTVPMQNRYIFVVDIARSNHGVFQAKGKRYYKRFNFKSEPMEHYEVEDVRKRAISPDLRLILGLTDTWEFDISRTLNYQSQQDVYLGLINRGQTVVETALIEFGLSSRNLPSSITKESKYGFFVYANERKVQIDGGQPTRVRWYCCRWTPQNLQRHYRPLFPTTDPEYLMSIWFQIPQGNDVGNPLKGIELGDIYWRVQAPNMMPKTGMHSLKYALDKLSIELDPRIVQVSPITE, from the coding sequence ATGAAGCCGCTTTTTGACTGGTCTGTTGAACTCCGTAGAATGCTGGATCGTCGAGACCCAGAGAACTTGCACCTGGACTATAAGCAGAAGGATGCCCTTTTGCCGCTATCGAAAAAGGACAGGGCATCGGAGATCAGCAAGGATGTCTCCGCCTTTTTGAACAGCGATGGCGGCACCATTATTTATGGCATCCGAGAAACGGCCATTGGTAAACAGAATCTCCCGCAACCTTTTGACCCTCAGAAGGATGGATTTGACCCGTCTGAGATATCTAAGGAAGACATAGAGAACCTTATCACGAGTAACATTCAATACAGGCCAGGCCCTGACCTGTTTTGTATTTCAACAGTTCCGATGCAGAATCGCTACATTTTCGTGGTGGACATCGCCAGGAGCAACCACGGCGTATTTCAGGCCAAAGGCAAGAGATACTACAAACGATTCAACTTCAAATCAGAACCTATGGAGCACTATGAAGTCGAAGACGTAAGAAAAAGAGCCATCAGTCCCGACCTGAGATTGATCTTGGGTCTCACAGATACATGGGAATTCGATATTTCGAGGACTTTGAACTACCAGTCCCAGCAAGATGTTTACTTGGGTTTGATCAATCGAGGGCAAACGGTCGTCGAAACCGCCTTGATAGAATTTGGGCTATCCAGTCGCAACCTTCCTTCGTCCATAACGAAGGAATCTAAATACGGTTTCTTCGTATATGCAAATGAACGGAAAGTGCAAATCGATGGTGGACAGCCCACAAGAGTTCGGTGGTATTGTTGCCGCTGGACGCCGCAGAATCTTCAACGCCATTATAGGCCGCTGTTTCCCACAACGGACCCTGAGTATCTTATGTCCATTTGGTTTCAAATCCCACAAGGGAATGATGTGGGCAACCCACTGAAAGGAATCGAATTAGGAGACATCTATTGGAGAGTTCAGGCCCCTAACATGATGCCCAAGACAGGCATGCATTCTCTGAAATACGCTCTGGATAAGCTTTCCATAGAATTGGACCCACGAATTGTACAGGTCAGTCCAATAACAGAATAG
- the ilvD gene encoding dihydroxy-acid dehydratase — translation MTPATHDPRQHSRILLDGPDRAPARAMMKAIGYTDEDMRKPLIGVAHSWIEVMPCNFHLRRLAAKVKEGIRAAGGTPVELNTIAVSDGVSMGTEGMKASLVSRETIADSIELVARGHLFDGLVTISGCDKTIPGSVMAQARLNLPSLMLYGGSIAPGEYRGRDITIQDVFEAVGAYSSGKISQEELWEIEGHACPGPGACGGQFTANTMAMAFEVLGISPMGSASVPAMDPRKDEVAFKCGEMVMDLVRSNLRPDRIITREAIENAIASVAATGGSTNAVLHLLAVAREMGVPLAIDDFDRISSRTPLLADLKPWGRYVATDLYRAGGVGLIAKRLLDAGLLHRDVMTVTGRTIGQEARAVVETPGQTVVCPLSNPFSPTGGLVILRGNLAPEGCVLKVAGHEKMQHRGPARVFDREEDAFAAIQKREIKAGDVVVIRYEGPKGGPGMREMLAVTAALVGQGLGDQVALLTDGRFSGATHGLMAGHVAPEAAVGGPIAALRDGDTIVFDVTARKLNVELSAKELKARLSKWTPPAPHYTRGVMAKYAKLVSSASEGAVTG, via the coding sequence ATGACACCAGCGACTCATGACCCCAGGCAGCACAGCCGCATCCTTCTCGACGGGCCGGACCGCGCGCCCGCCCGCGCCATGATGAAGGCCATAGGCTACACCGACGAAGATATGCGCAAGCCGCTTATCGGCGTGGCCCACTCGTGGATTGAGGTGATGCCCTGCAATTTCCACCTGCGCCGCCTGGCGGCCAAGGTCAAGGAGGGCATCCGCGCCGCCGGGGGCACGCCCGTGGAACTCAACACCATCGCCGTGTCGGACGGCGTGAGCATGGGCACCGAGGGGATGAAGGCGTCTCTGGTCAGCCGGGAGACTATCGCGGACTCTATCGAGCTGGTGGCGCGCGGCCATCTCTTCGACGGCCTGGTGACCATCTCCGGCTGCGACAAGACCATTCCCGGCTCGGTCATGGCCCAGGCGCGGTTGAACCTGCCCTCGCTGATGCTGTATGGCGGCTCCATCGCGCCCGGCGAGTACCGTGGCCGCGATATCACCATCCAGGACGTCTTTGAAGCAGTAGGGGCCTACTCCTCGGGCAAGATTTCCCAGGAAGAGCTGTGGGAGATCGAGGGGCACGCCTGCCCCGGCCCCGGGGCCTGCGGCGGCCAGTTCACCGCCAACACGATGGCGATGGCTTTCGAGGTGCTGGGCATCTCGCCCATGGGCAGCGCCAGCGTTCCGGCTATGGACCCGCGCAAAGACGAAGTGGCGTTCAAGTGTGGCGAGATGGTGATGGACTTGGTGCGGAGCAACCTTCGCCCGGACCGCATTATCACGCGGGAGGCTATCGAGAATGCGATTGCGTCGGTGGCCGCGACTGGCGGCTCCACCAACGCCGTGTTGCACCTGCTGGCCGTCGCGCGGGAGATGGGCGTTCCGCTGGCCATTGACGACTTCGACCGCATCAGCTCTCGCACGCCGCTCCTTGCCGACCTGAAGCCGTGGGGGCGCTACGTCGCGACCGACCTGTACAGGGCCGGCGGCGTGGGTCTCATCGCCAAGCGCCTGCTGGACGCGGGCCTTCTCCACCGCGACGTCATGACGGTCACTGGCCGCACCATCGGCCAGGAGGCGCGGGCCGTCGTGGAGACGCCCGGGCAGACGGTGGTGTGCCCCCTGTCCAATCCCTTCTCGCCGACGGGCGGCCTGGTTATCCTGAGAGGCAATCTGGCCCCGGAGGGGTGCGTGCTGAAGGTTGCCGGCCATGAGAAGATGCAGCATCGCGGCCCCGCGCGCGTCTTCGACCGGGAGGAGGACGCCTTCGCGGCCATCCAGAAGCGCGAGATCAAGGCGGGGGACGTGGTGGTCATCCGCTACGAAGGGCCGAAGGGCGGCCCCGGCATGCGCGAGATGCTGGCGGTGACTGCGGCGCTGGTGGGCCAGGGCCTCGGCGACCAGGTGGCGCTGCTGACCGACGGGCGCTTCTCCGGCGCGACCCACGGCCTGATGGCGGGCCACGTGGCCCCGGAGGCCGCGGTCGGCGGGCCTATCGCCGCCCTGCGCGACGGCGACACCATCGTCTTCGACGTCACGGCGCGGAAGCTGAACGTGGAGCTCTCCGCGAAGGAGCTTAAGGCGCGACTCAGCAAATGGACGCCGCCCGCGCCCCACTACACACGTGGCGTCATGGCCAAGTACGCCAAGCTGGTCTCGTCCGCTTCGGAGGGGGCAGTGACGGGGTAG
- a CDS encoding glycerate kinase gives MQALTRLRDTAIGPSRLVYDILAAALVAVDPYAAVRRALAESPLPANARVYVVGAGKAGVGMARAAHDVLGERIVAGCVAVPDSAPSAIGRIALAQASHPVPDARGMAAAQRVAEMARAAQSNDVVLCLFSGGGSALLPLPVEGVSLEDKQGATGLLLRSGATIHEVNAVRKHLSRLKGGQLARLASRARVLGLYISDVSGDRLESIASGPTSPDSTTYADALRALERYGLLAQSPRAVVERLRLGITGGVPETPKGGEPFWARVHNVIVASGRDGLAAAGCRVEALGLRVHVLPEMSGEAREVGARLGALVRRIARDDGPVRRPACLLAAGETTVVVRGAGKGGRNQELALAAAAEMDGLDGVALASFATDGVDGPTDAAGAMVDGATLVRARSRGLAPDRYLADNDAYRFFDDVGGLIRTGPTGTNVADIVVACVV, from the coding sequence TTGCAAGCTCTGACGCGTTTGCGCGACACTGCCATTGGCCCGAGCCGCCTCGTTTACGATATTCTGGCTGCCGCTTTGGTCGCTGTGGACCCGTACGCCGCAGTGCGTCGTGCGCTGGCGGAGTCACCGTTGCCCGCGAATGCGCGGGTGTACGTGGTCGGCGCGGGCAAGGCGGGTGTGGGCATGGCGCGGGCCGCTCACGACGTCCTCGGCGAGCGCATCGTCGCGGGGTGCGTGGCCGTGCCTGACAGTGCGCCGTCCGCAATAGGCCGCATCGCGCTGGCGCAGGCGAGTCATCCGGTGCCGGACGCCAGGGGCATGGCGGCGGCCCAGCGCGTGGCGGAGATGGCGCGGGCCGCGCAGTCGAATGACGTTGTCCTGTGCCTCTTCTCCGGCGGCGGCTCCGCGCTGCTGCCCCTGCCCGTCGAAGGCGTGAGTCTGGAGGACAAGCAGGGTGCGACGGGCCTTCTGCTGCGCAGCGGCGCGACGATTCACGAGGTGAACGCCGTCCGCAAGCACCTCTCGCGGCTCAAGGGCGGGCAGCTTGCGCGGCTGGCGTCGCGGGCGCGGGTGCTCGGCCTCTATATCTCCGATGTGTCCGGCGACCGCCTGGAGAGCATCGCCAGCGGGCCCACGTCGCCGGACTCGACCACGTATGCCGACGCCTTGCGCGCGCTGGAGCGGTACGGCCTGCTGGCCCAGTCGCCGCGCGCCGTCGTGGAGCGGCTGCGTCTGGGCATTACGGGCGGCGTGCCGGAGACGCCCAAGGGCGGCGAGCCGTTCTGGGCGCGGGTGCACAACGTCATCGTGGCGTCGGGCCGGGACGGGCTGGCCGCGGCGGGCTGCCGAGTGGAGGCGCTTGGCCTGCGCGTCCACGTCCTGCCGGAGATGTCGGGCGAGGCGCGAGAGGTCGGCGCGAGGCTCGGCGCGCTCGTCCGCCGGATAGCGCGCGACGATGGCCCCGTTCGACGGCCCGCGTGCCTGCTCGCGGCGGGTGAGACGACGGTCGTGGTGCGCGGCGCGGGCAAAGGCGGGCGCAATCAGGAGCTGGCGCTGGCCGCCGCGGCGGAGATGGACGGGCTGGACGGTGTGGCGCTGGCGTCCTTCGCCACGGACGGCGTGGACGGTCCCACGGACGCCGCGGGCGCGATGGTGGACGGCGCGACGCTGGTGCGGGCGCGCTCGCGGGGGCTGGCGCCCGACCGCTACCTGGCGGACAATGACGCGTACCGCTTCTTCGATGACGTCGGCGGCCTCATACGCACCGGCCCGACGGGCACGAACGTAGCGGACATCGTGGTGGCGTGCGTGGTGTAG
- the msrA gene encoding peptide-methionine (S)-S-oxide reductase MsrA yields the protein MEHHAETSTLAGGCFWCLEAVFQERKGVERVESGYSGGHVLNPTYNQVCSETTGHAEAVRITYDPSIISFRDLLDVFFSMHDPTTLNRQGADAGTQYRSAIFHHSQEQKAVAEQVIRDLNTSRVWDRPIVTEVTPFAAFYPAEDYHRDYFRRNSAQPYCQIVIAPKVAKLRKQHLDRLRRK from the coding sequence ATGGAGCACCATGCGGAGACTTCCACTCTGGCGGGCGGTTGCTTCTGGTGCCTTGAGGCGGTCTTTCAGGAGCGCAAAGGTGTCGAACGCGTCGAGTCCGGCTATTCAGGTGGCCATGTACTCAACCCGACATACAATCAGGTCTGCTCCGAGACCACAGGCCACGCCGAGGCGGTCCGCATCACCTATGATCCCTCGATTATCTCGTTCCGTGATCTGCTGGACGTCTTTTTCAGCATGCACGACCCAACGACGCTGAACCGCCAGGGAGCGGACGCCGGCACGCAGTACCGCTCCGCTATCTTCCACCACAGCCAGGAACAGAAGGCCGTCGCCGAGCAGGTCATCCGCGACCTGAACACATCCCGCGTGTGGGACAGACCGATTGTCACGGAGGTCACGCCGTTCGCCGCGTTCTACCCGGCTGAAGACTATCACCGCGACTATTTCAGACGTAACTCCGCTCAGCCCTACTGCCAGATAGTCATTGCGCCGAAGGTCGCGAAGCTCCGCAAGCAGCACCTGGACAGGCTCAGGCGCAAGTGA